A window of the Desulfopila inferna genome harbors these coding sequences:
- a CDS encoding homocysteine biosynthesis protein, which produces MAKTYKEINAKIQAGEAVVVTAEEMVDIVRSKGAEQAAEQVDVVTTGTFAPMCSSGAFFNTGQMVPTIKTSKVWFNKVPAYAGLAAVDAFLGVTEPSEDDPLNKIYPGEFKYGGGHVIEDLLRGERVFLEAKAYGTDCYNARKMKKYIGLEDLPNALLCNPRNGYQNYNCAVNLTDKTVYTYMGMLKHRCQNANYCSAGELSPLLNDPHYRTIGMGTRIFLGGGVGYVTWHGTQHNPHVDRTEGGVPRRPAGTIMVQGDLKQMTADWLRGISILGYGNTMAVGLGIPIPVLDAEMAAFTGVSDKELFTQVVDYGYDYTNGISRNYGEVSYYQLKSGSIVVNGKEVQTAPLSSIVKAREIAETLKQWIMDRRFYLNKPAETLPGVQS; this is translated from the coding sequence ATGGCTAAGACATATAAAGAAATTAATGCGAAGATACAAGCCGGAGAGGCTGTTGTCGTCACCGCGGAAGAGATGGTCGATATCGTCAGGTCGAAAGGAGCTGAGCAGGCAGCGGAGCAGGTGGATGTCGTCACAACCGGAACTTTTGCACCGATGTGCTCCTCAGGGGCTTTTTTCAACACCGGGCAGATGGTACCGACGATAAAGACTTCCAAGGTATGGTTCAACAAAGTTCCCGCATATGCAGGGCTTGCTGCAGTAGATGCTTTCCTTGGTGTTACCGAACCAAGTGAAGACGACCCTCTGAATAAAATTTATCCCGGTGAATTTAAATATGGCGGCGGTCACGTTATTGAAGATCTTCTTCGGGGAGAGCGCGTTTTCCTTGAAGCAAAAGCTTATGGAACAGATTGCTACAATGCCAGAAAAATGAAAAAATATATAGGGCTGGAGGATCTTCCCAACGCTCTGCTCTGCAATCCCCGCAACGGTTACCAAAATTATAACTGTGCTGTCAACCTGACCGATAAAACGGTATATACTTATATGGGCATGCTCAAGCACAGGTGTCAAAATGCCAATTACTGCAGCGCCGGCGAGTTGAGCCCACTGCTCAACGATCCTCATTATCGCACGATTGGAATGGGAACCAGAATCTTTTTGGGTGGAGGCGTAGGCTACGTGACCTGGCACGGTACCCAGCACAACCCTCATGTCGACCGGACTGAAGGCGGGGTACCCAGAAGACCTGCCGGAACCATTATGGTGCAGGGTGATTTAAAACAAATGACAGCTGACTGGCTCCGAGGCATCTCGATTCTGGGATACGGCAACACAATGGCGGTGGGGCTTGGTATTCCCATACCCGTACTCGATGCTGAGATGGCCGCTTTTACAGGTGTATCCGACAAGGAGTTGTTCACACAGGTTGTCGATTACGGTTATGACTACACCAACGGCATCTCCCGTAATTATGGCGAAGTGAGTTACTACCAGCTCAAATCAGGTTCAATTGTTGTCAACGGCAAGGAAGTTCAGACGGCTCCTTTATCATCCATAGTCAAAGCCAGAGAAATTGCCGAGACCTTGAAGCAGTGGATAATGGATCGCCGTTTTTACTTAAACAAACCTGCGGAAACCTTGCCTGGAGTGCAGTCATAG
- the tsaD gene encoding tRNA (adenosine(37)-N6)-threonylcarbamoyltransferase complex transferase subunit TsaD, whose product MLTLGIESSCDDTAAAVLEDDTTLLSSVVSSQDAIHSRFGGVVPELASRKHLESIHPIVEEALARAEKKLMDIDLIAATRGPGLIGSLLVGFSYAKALSYVSKIPYVGVDHLAGHLLSIFLEEDTPAFPYIALIISGGTTSLFLCRGYSDFQLLGRTRDDAAGEAFDKVAKILDLGYPGGPIVAKLSDQGDKNAYRFPRAWLEADSVDFSFSGLKTAVLNQCHTFPEKSGLPAADICASFQEAVVDVLVTKTMFAAEQHHVDTIVLGGGVAANGRLRQAMMENCGARSFRLFLPQPRYCTDNAAMIAMAGYHQYRETPSSHPLEGDVYSRSTLG is encoded by the coding sequence ATGTTGACACTTGGAATTGAGAGTTCATGCGATGATACAGCCGCTGCTGTTTTAGAGGATGACACCACACTATTATCTTCGGTGGTCAGCAGCCAGGATGCTATCCACAGTAGATTTGGCGGGGTAGTACCGGAGTTGGCTTCGAGAAAACACCTGGAATCTATTCATCCGATAGTTGAAGAGGCCCTCGCCCGGGCTGAAAAAAAACTCATGGATATTGATCTTATAGCCGCCACACGGGGGCCTGGACTCATCGGTTCCCTTCTTGTCGGCTTTTCCTACGCCAAAGCTTTATCCTATGTCAGCAAGATACCCTATGTCGGCGTAGATCATCTGGCCGGTCACCTTCTTTCCATTTTTCTCGAAGAAGACACCCCCGCTTTTCCCTATATCGCTCTTATTATTTCCGGAGGAACAACTTCTTTGTTCCTGTGCAGAGGCTATTCCGATTTTCAGCTTCTGGGACGAACCCGGGATGACGCAGCCGGTGAAGCTTTTGACAAGGTCGCCAAGATCCTCGATCTCGGCTATCCGGGAGGTCCGATTGTCGCAAAATTGTCTGACCAGGGTGACAAAAATGCTTATCGCTTCCCCAGAGCATGGCTTGAAGCCGATTCTGTCGATTTTAGTTTCAGTGGTCTGAAGACCGCGGTTTTAAACCAGTGCCATACTTTTCCGGAAAAATCTGGCCTTCCTGCAGCTGACATCTGCGCATCCTTTCAGGAGGCCGTCGTCGATGTCCTGGTTACCAAAACCATGTTCGCCGCCGAGCAGCACCATGTAGATACCATTGTCCTGGGTGGCGGAGTTGCTGCAAACGGCAGACTGCGCCAGGCGATGATGGAAAACTGCGGCGCCCGATCATTTCGACTTTTTTTGCCGCAGCCCCGTTACTGTACCGACAACGCCGCAATGATCGCCATGGCCGGATATCATCAATACCGTGAAACACCCTCATCTCATCCGTTGGAAGGTGATGTCTATTCCCGCTCGACCCTGGGCTAG
- the larE gene encoding ATP-dependent sacrificial sulfur transferase LarE, which yields MEKDVFKKFEKLKENISNCKRVGVAFSGGIDSSLLLYAVAKTLHSADVIALHARSSLSCDESAFVRLYEEYFKPLVKLEIIDLDPLSWPEFTNNDSKRCYYCKKKTYTSFFNFLGSRNTETLLDGTNRDDLDESRAGLAVLRELGVKTPLAEVGLRKKEIRFLAKIFGLPNYAAPSNSCLATRLNFMQEITAEGLEKVKKIEAQLNELGFLGCRAKPFKDGLVIELSNQDFLKMSSKHKRLTIIEKCRKHGFEQVYINLKGR from the coding sequence ATGGAAAAAGATGTCTTTAAGAAATTTGAAAAATTAAAAGAGAATATCAGTAACTGCAAGAGGGTTGGAGTCGCCTTTTCCGGAGGTATCGACTCCTCTTTGCTTCTTTACGCCGTGGCAAAAACATTGCATTCTGCCGATGTTATTGCACTGCATGCCAGATCATCTCTGAGCTGTGATGAGTCTGCCTTTGTACGCCTTTATGAAGAATATTTTAAGCCGCTGGTCAAGTTGGAGATTATTGATCTTGATCCATTAAGCTGGCCGGAATTTACTAATAATGATAGCAAACGCTGTTATTATTGCAAAAAGAAGACGTACACTTCATTTTTCAACTTTCTTGGCAGTCGGAATACTGAAACTTTGCTGGATGGCACAAACAGAGATGATCTGGATGAATCCAGGGCAGGACTAGCCGTTCTGCGGGAACTTGGGGTCAAAACTCCTTTGGCGGAGGTTGGCTTGAGGAAAAAAGAAATCAGGTTTTTAGCAAAGATCTTCGGTTTGCCGAATTATGCCGCACCTTCGAATTCCTGCCTGGCGACGCGGTTGAATTTTATGCAGGAAATAACGGCGGAAGGCCTGGAAAAGGTGAAAAAGATAGAGGCACAGCTTAATGAGCTGGGTTTTTTGGGGTGCCGGGCCAAACCTTTCAAGGATGGTTTGGTGATAGAGCTCAGCAATCAGGATTTTCTCAAAATGTCCTCGAAACACAAGAGGTTAACAATTATAGAGAAATGCAGGAAACACGGCTTCGAGCAGGTTTATATCAACCTAAAAGGAAGGTAG
- the pheA gene encoding prephenate dehydratase — protein sequence MTDRPKEGINRARTKIDDIDSQIVHLLKERLALAKEIGRLKDEGKRAKWDPLRERRIYEDLMRQNSGVFPEKSLRSIFHEIITSCRLSQKKAEVAYLGPEATFTHLAGVKYFGHSAEYLPMESIDDVFANVEKERTDYGIVPVENSIEGAVFSTLDSFMKYNVKICGEVRLSITHNLVCRSGDIEDIQTVASHAQPLAQCREWLRKHMPNVPTLPVFSTGAAAQMAANNPNIGAIASSLAIKTYELQVVVRGIEDYSGNTTRFLVIGKKSPNPSGFDRTSLLLGLMDKPGALNRVLSILSEENINLAKIESRPVKGKLWMYQFFIDMMGHIEDQAIKNGCEKLREHCSYFEWLGSYPSADESSSDT from the coding sequence ATGACGGATAGACCCAAAGAGGGTATTAATAGAGCACGGACCAAGATCGATGACATAGATTCGCAGATAGTTCATCTTCTCAAGGAAAGACTTGCACTGGCAAAGGAAATAGGCCGTCTCAAGGATGAAGGAAAGCGGGCAAAATGGGATCCCTTGCGGGAGCGCAGGATATACGAAGACCTGATGCGGCAAAACAGCGGCGTCTTTCCCGAAAAATCACTCCGCTCCATCTTTCACGAAATCATAACGAGCTGCCGATTATCACAAAAAAAAGCTGAAGTCGCCTACTTAGGCCCAGAGGCAACTTTCACCCATCTCGCCGGGGTTAAATACTTTGGCCACTCCGCCGAGTATCTCCCCATGGAATCCATTGACGATGTTTTCGCCAATGTGGAAAAGGAGAGGACTGACTATGGAATCGTACCGGTAGAGAATTCCATAGAAGGAGCTGTCTTCTCAACCCTTGATTCCTTCATGAAATACAACGTGAAAATCTGTGGAGAAGTACGGCTTTCAATTACCCATAATCTGGTCTGTCGGTCAGGTGATATCGAGGATATACAGACAGTTGCATCTCACGCTCAACCTTTGGCGCAGTGCCGGGAATGGCTGAGAAAACATATGCCGAACGTTCCTACATTACCGGTTTTTTCAACGGGTGCTGCAGCCCAGATGGCGGCAAACAACCCCAACATCGGGGCAATAGCCTCTTCTCTTGCCATAAAAACCTATGAACTGCAGGTAGTTGTCAGAGGAATAGAAGACTACAGCGGGAACACCACCCGCTTCCTGGTCATAGGTAAAAAATCACCCAACCCGAGCGGGTTTGACCGTACCTCGCTGTTGCTTGGCCTGATGGACAAACCGGGAGCCCTCAACAGGGTATTGTCGATCCTCTCGGAAGAAAACATAAACCTTGCCAAAATAGAATCACGGCCCGTCAAGGGCAAGCTCTGGATGTATCAATTCTTTATCGATATGATGGGCCATATTGAGGATCAAGCCATCAAAAACGGCTGCGAAAAGCTTCGGGAGCATTGTTCTTACTTTGAATGGCTGGGATCCTATCCGAGCGCTGATGAATCATCCTCAGATACGTGA
- a CDS encoding HU family DNA-binding protein, with protein sequence MNKKELVESIAGAADISKAAAEKALNGTLAAIAETLKKGDKVTLVGFGTFSVSKRDARQGRNPQTGAAIKIPSKKVAKFKAGSKLSEAIN encoded by the coding sequence ATGAATAAGAAGGAATTGGTTGAAAGTATTGCAGGAGCCGCTGATATCAGCAAAGCAGCTGCGGAAAAAGCATTGAACGGTACGCTGGCAGCGATTGCTGAGACACTGAAAAAAGGCGACAAAGTAACTCTCGTGGGATTTGGTACTTTTTCGGTATCTAAACGTGACGCACGTCAGGGTAGAAACCCACAGACAGGTGCTGCCATAAAGATACCTTCCAAGAAAGTAGCAAAATTTAAAGCTGGCAGCAAGTTATCCGAAGCTATCAACTAA